A single Elephas maximus indicus isolate mEleMax1 chromosome 2, mEleMax1 primary haplotype, whole genome shotgun sequence DNA region contains:
- the LOC126070447 gene encoding olfactory receptor 2L13-like codes for MEKWNQTSNDFILLGLLPPNLTGLLLLLLIILVFLLALVGNSAMIHLIRVDPHLQTPMYSLLSQLSLMDLMYISTTIHKMALNFLSGQKGISFLGCGMQSFFFLTMACSEGLLLASMAYDRYVAICRPLHYPTCMSRRVCVQMIIGSWILGSVNSLAHTVYALHIPYCWSRAIDHFFCDIPAMLPLACMDTWVYEYMVFVSTSLFLLLPFLGITASYGRVLLAVYHMHSKEGRKKAFTTCSTHLTVVTFYYAPFVYTYLRPRNLRSPAEDKNLAVFYTILTPMLNPIIYSLRNKEVLGAMTRVFGIFSSKKE; via the coding sequence ATGGAGAAATGGAATCAAACTTCAAATGATTTCATTTTGTTGGGCCTTCTTCCCCCAAATCTAACTGGCCTGCTGCTCTTGCTCCTTATCATCCTTGTATTCCTTCTGGCCTTGGTGGGTAACTCAGCCATGATTCACCTCATCCGTGTGGATCCCCATCTTCAAACACCCATGTACTCTCTCCTCAGCCAGCTCTCCCTCATGGACCTGATGTACATCTCTACCACTATCCACAAGATGGCGCTCAACTTCCTCTCTGGCCAGAAAGGCATCTCATTCCTAGGGTGTGGTATGCAAAGTTTCTTCTTCTTGACAATGGCCTGTTCTGAAGGCTTACTCTTAGCctccatggcctatgaccgttatgtggccatctgtCGCCCCCTCCATTATCCCACCTGTATGAGTAGAAGGGTGTGTGTCCAGATGATCATAGGATCTTGGATCTTGGGTTCTGTCAACTCCTTGGCACACACAGTTTACGCTCTTCATATTCCTTACTGCTGGTCCAGGGCCATTGATCACTTCTTTTGTGATATCCCAGCCATGTTGCCCCTTGCATGTATGGACACCTGGGTCTATGAGTACATGGTTTTTGTGAGCACtagcctctttctcctccttcctttcctcggCATCACTGCTTCCTACGGCAGAGTCCTTTTGGCTGTCTACCATATGCACtccaaagaaggaaggaaaaaggcctTCACCACCTGTTCAACACATTTAACTGTAGTTACCTTTTACTATGCACCATTTGTCTACACCTATCTTCGGCCCAGGAATCTCCGCTCACCAGCAGAAGACAAGAATTTGGCCGTTTTTTACACTATCCTCACTCCCATGCTCAATCCCattatctacagcctgaggaacaaggaaGTCCTGGGGGCAATGACAAGGGTGTTTGGAATATTCTCTTCCAAGAAAGAATAG